The Oceaniferula flava nucleotide sequence CGTAAGGACGAGCTGTTTCAAGGTGAGGAGTTCATCAAGGTGAACTGCCCACGCTGCGGCCAAACCTATGAAGTCCGTCCGGAGGATTTGGACGAGGACTAAGGTGTTCCTGTCATCGGGCTATTCCTGTGCTGGCTTCAGCAGATGAGAGCCTCAAGAACCTTTCTCCGATCAGAAGCAGTGCTGAGAAGCTGGCAGGAAGGTGTAATTCACGACTTCCGCATTTACATCAACGTGGAATTCTCTAAAGAAAAGCCCGCCGATGAAACAGGAAATCGAAACCATCCAAACTGATGCCCTTGCTGCCGTAGCTGCTGCGAGCGATGAAAAATCCCTCGATGATGCCCGCGTGGCATTTCTCGGAAAGAAGGGACGTCTCACCGCCGCCTCCGCGGGGATGAAGGATCTCTCTAAGGAAGATAAACCCGTCGTCGGCCAGCTTCTCAATGTTGCTCGCAAGGCGATCACTTCCGCGATCGAGGAAAAGCAGCAGGCGCTCGAGGAGGAGGCCGATCAGAAGTCGGTCCAAGGGCTCGATCTCACCCTGCCGTCACGCGCGCTGCCTGCCGGCGCCATGCACCCGATCACCCAGGTGAAAGACGAGGCGATTCAGGCGCTGCGCCGTATGGGCTTTGCCTTGGCGGAAGGCCCGGAAATCGAGGACGAGTATCACTGCTTCGATGCTCTCAACACCCCGGAAGATCACCCCGCACGCAACGAGAAGGACACCTTCTACTTCGACAGCGGCAAGCTGCTCCGCACCCACACCTCCAGCGTGCAAATCCGCACCATGGAAAAGGCAACCCCGCCGGTGCGCATCATCGCTCCAGGTTCGGCCTATCGTCGTGACGAAATTGACGCCACTCACCTCTCTGTTTTCAACCAGCTCGAAGGTCTCTACGTCGACACCGACGTCAAGTTGGGCGATCTCAAAGGCACCCTCGAGTTTTTCCTGCGCAGCATGTTCGGTGACGACACCGAGGTGCGCTTCCGTCCGCATTTCTTCCCCTTCACCGAGCCGAGCTTCGAGATCGACATCAAACTTCACGCCAAAGG carries:
- the pheS gene encoding phenylalanine--tRNA ligase subunit alpha, which gives rise to MKQEIETIQTDALAAVAAASDEKSLDDARVAFLGKKGRLTAASAGMKDLSKEDKPVVGQLLNVARKAITSAIEEKQQALEEEADQKSVQGLDLTLPSRALPAGAMHPITQVKDEAIQALRRMGFALAEGPEIEDEYHCFDALNTPEDHPARNEKDTFYFDSGKLLRTHTSSVQIRTMEKATPPVRIIAPGSAYRRDEIDATHLSVFNQLEGLYVDTDVKLGDLKGTLEFFLRSMFGDDTEVRFRPHFFPFTEPSFEIDIKLHAKGQEPKWIEIAGCGMVDPAVFESLCETRGDDVFSPDKVTGFAFGMGIDRLAMIKWGIKDIRALIENDVRFLKQFA